One genomic window of Cydia splendana chromosome 16, ilCydSple1.2, whole genome shotgun sequence includes the following:
- the LOC134798290 gene encoding putative glycerol kinase 5, translated as MAEKYILTLDIGTTTIRSFIYNSKAETIGSAVDQVKLHYPSPGFVEIDPEELWKSVVQVVLISIKDAKLLAAQITAMGISTQRSTFINWSRETGKPFHRFITWKDLRADKLVNQWNESYTWKLFKAGAYVLYLIMRSQKFRAGSVLKFMNTQTTLRLSWALQNIAPLKEAAKRDDVMFGTLDTWLLHKLTGGKIHVSDVSSASATGFFDPFCMEWGGWALSLFKIPRSVLPTIVDTAGKHFGTTTPDIWGHAIPIISCMADQTASMWGSCCFEVGDVKLTMGTGTFFNINTGSVPHANVAGLYPIVGWRLGDELVYSAEGSNNDTASIIKWAQNLGLFDNPQDSASIAESVPDTDGVYFIPAFSGLGAPYNDGSAASGFVGMKPSTTKAHLVRAVLESLAFRIAQLYYCVREENNYQFNIIRVDGGVSNNDFIAQLVADLTGLRVERPVHTEMSSLGCAHVVGLQLGIWKSKAELKSMRKVACVFNPRAHVKKAYNVTFTRWEDAVKRMCGWYTANKSQQSLSTVSDSSSSSVTPQNSFKVPSRRNGKYT; from the exons ATGGCGGAAAAATACATACTAACACTAGATATAGGAACTACTACGATACGTTCTTTTATATATAATTCTAAAGCCGAAACTATTGGAAGTGCTGTTGACCAG GTCAAATTACACTATCCAAGTCCGGGGTTTGTGGAAATAGATCCTGAGGAGCTATGGAAATCAGTTGTACAAGTTGTGTTAATTTCAATCAAAG ATGCGAAACTATTGGCAGCACAAATCACAGCAATGGGCATATCAACACAGAGAAGCACATTCATTAATTGGTCACGAGAGACGGGCAAACCATTCCATAGATTCATCACGTGGAAGGATCTCAGAGCCGACAAACTAGTCAATCAATGGAATGAATCTTATACTTGGAAG CTATTCAAGGCCGGTGCATACGTCTTGTATTTAATAATGAGGAGTCAAAAGTTCCGAGCCGGAAGTGTCCTTAAATTCATGAACACACAG aCTACACTAAGGCTAAGCTGGGCGTTACAAAACATCGCGCCGCTGAAGGAAGCTGCGAAAAGGGATGACGTCATGTTCGGGACACTGGACACGTGGCTGTTGCACAAACTCACAG GAGGCAAAATCCACGTTTCGGACGTCTCATCAGCATCAGCCACTGGTTTCTTCGACCCATTCTGCATGGAATGGGGCGGTTGGGCGCTATCCCTCTTCAAGATACCGCGCAGTGTGCTACCCACCATAGTGGACACGGCGGGCAAGCACTTCGGGACCACTACGCCTGATATATGGGGACATGCGATACCTATCATAAGTTGT aTGGCCGACCAAACAGCATCCATGTGGGGTTCCTGCTGCTTCGAAGTCGGAGACGTGAAGCTCACCATGGGCACGGGTACCTTCTTCAACATAAACACGGGTTCGGTGCCCCACGCCAACGTGGCCGGTCTGTACCCCATCGTGGGCTGGAGGCTGGGGGATGAGCTGGTGTACTCTGCTGAGGGCTCCAACAACGATACTGCCTCTATTATCAAGTGGGCACAGAACTTAG gtCTTTTTGACAACCCTCAGGACTCAGCAAGCATTGCTGAATCAGTTCCAGACACCGATGGAGTCTACTTCATTCCAGCATTCAGTGGATTAGGG GCGCCATACAACGACGGCTCAGCAGCATCGGGCTTCGTTGGCATGAAGCCCTCAACAACTAAAGCGCACCTAGTGAGGGCAGTTTTGGAGTCCCTCGCGTTCCGGATAGCGCAGCTGTATTACTGCGTGCGCGAGGAGAACAACTACCAGTTTAACATTATCAG AGTGGACGGCGGCGTCTCCAACAACGATTTCATCGCGCAACTAGTGGCGGACCTGACCGGGCTCCGTGTAGAGCGGCCCGTGCACACAGAGATGTCCTCACTCGGCTGCGCTCATGTCGTAGGCTTGCAACTAG GTATATGGAAATCCAAAGCGGAGCTAAAATCAATGCGCAAAGTCGCCTGCGTATTCAACCCACGGGCTCACGTCAAAAAAGCATACAACGTCACATTCACCCGCTGGGAGGACGCCGTGAAACGCATGTGCGGTTGGTACACAGCTAACAAGTCTCAACAGAGTCTCTCTACAGTCTCAGACTCCAGTAGTAGTTCAGTAACCCCACAAAACAGCTTCAAGGTACCTTCGAGAAGAAACGGTAAGTACACATAG
- the LOC134798014 gene encoding uncharacterized protein LOC134798014 — protein MILMENTDSFEYVVHHSKTATLERKADAIMWILTKYRDGSGRPTLYVMDDSVRSFYLAYIANLGKFFIFIISRYANIPHIMNLLFTEFPFVGIIDVYIMHLFESGLIDMYYTWTSRALGLQVSLPNLYSEPRPASKIAMKEQVIAFTVLLVGYAASVIAFVIEIWFDRRQKFPFIH, from the exons ATGATACTAATGGAAAACACTGATTCATTCGAATACGTCGTGCATCACTCGAAGACGGCGACTTTGGAAAGGAAAGCTGATGCGATTATGTGGATTCTAACGAAATACAGAGACGGATCCGGCAGGCCTACATTATATGTAATGGATGATTCTGTTCGCTCCTTCTACTTAGCGTATATTGCAAATTTGGGTAAGTTTTTTATATTCATAATTTCAAGATATGCTAATATACCACACAT TATGAATCTTCTCTTTACAGAATTCCCATTTGTGGGCATAATTGACGTGTACATAATGCATCTATTCGAGTCGGGCTTGATAGATATGTACTACACCTGGACGAGCCGCGCTCTGGGGCTGCAGGTGTCGCTGCCCAACCTCTACTCGGAGCCGCGGCCCGCGTCCAAGATAGCCATGAAGGAGCAGGTCATCGCCTTCACTGTGCTCTTGGTGGGATACGCCGCCTCTGTTATCGCGTTCGTTATCGAAATTTGGTTTGATAGACGGCAGAAATTTCCTTTCATACATTAA
- the LOC134797888 gene encoding uncharacterized protein LOC134797888 — protein sequence MHVFLNLPYVCPNEYVIYDGIKSNEGELYNRTIKIIREEQLPKIKSKKASRMLTRNYPLRGNIFYRFPTAIQECEGTDIYIKTSQKTSGGFCGLDGLVMSDIVTHFAFNLSLPSLGADSLKYGYQRQDGTITGSLGHIVRKDVDLSFNSRFMTKYITGQQKYIFLYPVASDALCVVLKQPEEEPLWRYPINAFSTPQWLFILACLTSIGVIMWAFAKINNKINNTRAASLLSYVLNSINAGLFGFFFKRRTNLLLFRASCLYASIMLLAEYQASFFRF from the coding sequence ATGCATGTATTCTTAAATCTGCCGTATGTCTGTCCGAACGAATATGTTATTTATGATGGGATCAAATCAAACGAAGGAGAATTATATAACAGGACCATTAAAATTATTCGAGAAGAACAATTACCAAAAATAAAGTCAAAAAAAGCATCTAGGATGCTTACGCGAAACTATCCCCTTAGAGGCAATATCTTTTACCGGTTCCCCACGGCTATTCAGGAATGTGAAGGTACCGACATCTACATAAAAACCAGTCAGAAAACCAGTGGCGGTTTTTGTGGATTGGACGGCCTCGTAATGTCAGATATAGTGACACACTTTGCATTTAATTTATCGTTGCCATCCTTGGGCGCGGATTCTCTCAAATATGGGTATCAGCGGCAGGATGGGACTATAACAGGAAGCTTAGGACATATAGTGAGAAAAGATGTGGACTTGTCCTTTAACTCGAGGTTCATGACGAAATATATCACggggcaacagaaatacatattCCTATATCCTGTTGCAAGTGACGCTCTTTGCGTTGTTTTGAAACAACCTGAAGAAGAACCTCTATGGCGGTATCCCATCAACGCTTTTAGTACTCCGCAGTGGCTATTCATTCTCGCCTGCCTTACTAGCATTGGAGTCATAATGTGGGCATTTGCAAAGatcaacaataaaattaataatactagAGCTGCTTCGCTCCTCTCTTACGTATTGAACTCTATAAATGCTGGTCTGTttggctttttttttaaacgaagAACTAATTTACTTCTGTTTAGAGCTAGCTGCTTGTATGCTTCAATTATGCTGCTCGCGGAATATCAGGCAagtttttttcgtttttaa